A window of the Diabrotica undecimpunctata isolate CICGRU chromosome 1, icDiaUnde3, whole genome shotgun sequence genome harbors these coding sequences:
- the LOC140438959 gene encoding ATP-dependent DNA helicase PIF6-like — MHSFKSIDCVTNEDEATNYPIEFLKSLDVPGLPPHNLRLKVGPVVIMLRNINQPKLCNGTRLVVSKLMNNVIYATIMIGKFKGEEVLIPRIPTDMPFEFKRLKFPIRLAFAMTINKSQGQSLKVCGLNLEHSCFSHGQLFIRGMFTGRKTICVVCFCA, encoded by the coding sequence ATGCATTCATTCAAATCTATTGACTGCGTCACAAATGAAGATGAAGCCACCAACTATCCAATTGAATTTTTGAAATCTTTGGACGTGCCTGGCTTACCACCGCACAATTTACGCCTAAAGGTTGGCCCCGTAGTAATCATGCTTCGAAACATAAACCAACCAAAACTGTGCAACGGTACGCGTTTGGTGGTTAGTAAATTGATGAACAATGTAATTTACGCTACGATAATGATAGGAAAATTCAAAGGTGAGGAAGTTCTCATTCCGAGGATCCCAACCGATATGCCGTTTGAATTTAAAAGACTTAAATTTCCGATACGTCTTGCATTTGCCATGACCATCAACAAATCACAAGGCCAATCCTTAAAAGTTTGTGGTTTAAATCTAGAACATTCATGTTTTTCCCATGGTCAATTATTTATACGTGGCATGTTCACGGGTCGGAAGACCATCTGCGTTGTTTGTTTTTGCGcctga
- the LOC140439004 gene encoding uncharacterized protein, with protein MAVFGLQSSNTNDEISRYQVGRYVNCNEAIWRIFAFPIHERHPTVIHLAVHLENGQRVYFTASNATQRAETPPATTLTSFFAICQSDQFARTLLYSEMPRYYTWNALSKNFQRRKQGDAVPGYPDVRSTDALGRMYTVHPKNDECFYLRLLLVNVRGPTSFETLQTVNGVIFPTYRAACEELNLLENDTHWDTTIAEAIISASPNQIRTLFAIIISTCFPSNPCNVWHKYKDSMSEDILHQSRVSSRNHEIEMNEEIHNLALLLIEDMCYVR; from the coding sequence ATGGCGGTTTTTGGATTGCAATCCTCAAATACCAACGATGAAATTTCACGCTATCAAGTTGGTCGTTATGTGAACTGTAATGAAGCGATTTGGCGTATATTCGCATTTCCAATTCACGAACGTCATCCTACTGTTATACATTTGGCGGTGCATCTGGAGAATGGTCAACGAGTATATTTCACGGCTTCGAATGCTACGCAACGTGCTGAAACACCTCCAGCAACTACATTAACCAGTTTTTTTGCAATCTGCCAAAGCGATCAGTTTGCACGAACTTTGCTTTACTCGGAGATGCCACGTTATTATACTTGGAATGCCTTATCCAAGAATTTTCAAAGACGGAAGCAAGGTGATGCGGTTCCTGGGTATCCAGATGTGCGTTCTACTGATGCTCTTGGTCGTATGTATACAGTTCATCCAAAGAATGATGAATGTTTCTATTTGCGGTTGTTGCTGGTAAATGTGCGTGGGCCAACTTCATTTGAGACACTACAAACTGTTAATGGTGTAATATTCCCAACATATCGTGCTGCATGTGAAGAATTGAACTTATTAGAAAACGATACCCATTGGGATACGACAATCGCTGAAGCCATTATCTCTGCATCTCCAAATCAGATACGCACATTATTCGCTAtcataatttcgacatgttttccaTCAAACCCATGTAACGTGTGGCACAAATACAAGGATAGTATGTCAGAAGATATTTTACATCAAAGTCGTGTCAGTTCCAGAAATCACGAGATTGAGATGAATGAGGAGATACATAATCTTGCTTTACTCTTGATCGAAGATATGTGTTATGTGCGGTAA